The nucleotide window aaatctaTTTCCCCCCCAGTACAACGGCACTTATGATGGCCCCTACACCGTCTTCACTGGGAAGTACGACATCTCTAAAGTGGGAAAAATTCAAAAGTGGCGCGGAAAAgagtgagtgtttgtttttcattgggaTATTTTATTGAAACTGTAAAATTTTAGGTTCCCTGGatgtctgattttattttgtccaacagGAGTTTAACTTTCTGGGACGACCCGTATTGCAACATGATCAACGGGACAGATGCTTCTTCGTTCGCTCCCTTTGTGGATAAGAAGAAGCCTCTCTATTTCTTCTCGTCAGACATCTGCAGGTGATGAGAGTCGCTTTTGTGGGAGCAATTTCATCTGATCTGTGCTTTGATAACATCTAACATTTAACATCTTTAATCTGAGAACTTGACCCATGGACTTTTCTTCTCAGTAGCCACCAGAGGTCAGAGCTTTCCAGTGCCAAAGAGCCAGAGATTACTGGGGGACACGGTGGGAAGTTGAACTaatctcttgtgttttttttgccttcagGTCTGTGTCAGCCAGTTATGAGGAGAGCCTGCATCTGAGAGGGATCGAGGTGTACCGCTTCACCCTGCAGCCAAACACCCTGGCCGCCCCTAACATCAACCCAGACAACCAATGTTACTGCAGAGATTCGAAGGTCACCAAGAACTGCACCATGGCCGGAGTACTGGACATCAGCTCGTGTCAAGATAGTCAGTTTTCATTTGTTATCCAGaataaacaggaagttaaagaCCGTCCTCTGATGTTTGGTTGTCTTTCTGAACAGATAAACCGATCTACATCTCCCTGCCTCACTTCCTTTACGGCAGTCCGTCCCTGCGAGAGTCCGTGCTGGGCCTCAATCCCAGCCAAGCGCACCACGACACCTTCATGGATGTGGAACCTGTAAGTGCATCTCAAAACGTATCTTCTTGACTTTTAGAGGTGGAAACTCTGAAGCTCATTTTTTGTGGCGTTTTCCCACCAGATAACTGGGTTCACTTTGAGGTTCGCCAAGAGAATTCAAGTGAATATGATGTACGGACCATCGAAGGTCATCACGTAAGTTGTGCTTCACTTTTTTTAAGGGAACGTTTTAGGTAAATGTGCCAGTTTGCTATTATTTGTAAGTGTACatgatacaaatattttttcagcTGATCGTTAACCAATAAatacctgcttctcatggctgatACAATAAGAACATTGGAAATTATacatctttgtatttttaaaggAAGTTTACTACGTTTAGTTCATGcacaccttcttcttcttcttcttctttttcttcttggcCTTCtttgtgttcttcttcttcttcccttttgtCTTACTCTTcgtcttctttgtcttcttcttcgtcttcttcttgttcttctaaGGCTATGTCTtcctttttgtcttcttcttcttcttctttgtcttcttcgtctcctttgtcttcttcattttcttcttcttcgtcttcttcttcctctttgtcttcttcttcttacttcTTCTACTATTACGATATTACCCACTAACTAGGCCAAATTTGTTCCCCTTGGATAGAGCCAGGGCAGCTGTTcccagtgtttgtgctaagctaagctaagctaagcagaAAGACCACCTGTTGACTGTCGCTTCATATGGATCCTACAAAACATGAACGTGTTATCAATCTTCTCAACTTACGAGCGAATATTGTACGAATAATAAACGTCTTCAAGATAATATTGCGCATTTTATTGCAACCAGGAATATTGAACACCAATTAATAACCTCTCTCCCTGCAGGGTGCTTAAGAAAGTCAAGGATTACACCATATTCCCTATTGTTTGGCTGAATGAggtaagattaaaaaaaaaacaatgttgccCTGTAGTTGTAAAGTAGGTATCGTCTGCGTAATAACGACTCTTTCTCCGTCTCCATCTGTAATCAGACGGCTGCGCTGGACGAAGAAACGGCCAACATGTTTAAGAAGGAGCTCTTCTCCCGTGTCGAGATGTTGGAGATGGTCCAGCTGTCACTGCTGGGCATAGGTGTGTCTATGTTTGTCCTGTGTTTCAGCATGTACTGTGTGGTGAGGAGCAGACGTAACTCGGGCAAGATCGTCTGAATGAATCGAGCAGAGGTGTCTGTTGTTGAGAGGCATAGCACAGTGTGTTAAAGCTGCTAAAGGACATTAAGCCTTTTGATATAGACTTGCACTTTTTTGTAATTTCAGTGTTATTTATAATGTCGTACCtcctttgattaaaaaaaagggggggataCTGTGATTTTTTGCGAAAAGTTCAAGAGCTGAATTCCTTTGCCaagtatttgtttttgattgcaAACACTGTAACAATAAACTCAATCAGGGATTTCTAGCGTGAGAGCAGATGGAGACTCCTCTGTACCGTCAGGTTATTGATCCACACAGAGGAGACATGAGTTTGCTTGATATCCTacgaaaaatgaaaatgtacatgAATCTAATCTCATGAAAATGTTGCTCAAGTAGTGTCTaacaaaattaataaaagctgaaaaggaTTTACTTTCTTTCTATTTGGTTGTTCGAAGCTGGTCTACGTCCACCTCGGTCCAGATACGGCAGAGACTTTCCTGCTGCCGAGACAAACTGATTTGGTTTCCTCTTTACCTTGAGTGACCCATAAATCAAAAGGAGTTTTTAAAACGGACCGGGGGATGGTACTTGGGTTTGTTTGGTGAGAAAGCAGTATTTCTGCCCCTCTTGGATTTTTATGGGTTTTAAATGACCCTCTGTTCAGGTCTGAATCAGACATGTCACACATATGTGGGAGTGTTTCATTAGGATTAAAACAGGCAAAGATTTACACCCTCTCCCTTACGGCCTTGAGGTATCTCAGGTACTGTACGCTGAGATTTAGGACAAAAAAATCCGGTTTGAAAAGCTAGAAGCTagtaagataaaaaaaaagatgatctCACTCTCTGTACTGTAAAAGTGAAGCTACAGccattagcttgctagcttaaaTCCACaacaccacttggttaggtttagctaacaaaaccacttggttagctTTAGCTAACAAACTGCTTTCTTAGGTTTAGCTAACAAAATTACATGGTTAGCTTTAGCTAACAAAACCACTTCCTTAGGTTCAGCTAATAAAACAGCTCTcttaagtttaggaaaagacCAGGCTTTGTACTTGTTGAGATATTTTCTGTTATTGACACAAAATGTGTTGCTTTGGACGGAGCCAGAGtggctgtttccagtcttttttttctaagctaagctaaccagctgtcggctacagcttcatatttaccccACAGACATGATTGTGATATTTATCTACTCATTTAACGCTCAGCAAATAAACTTATTTTCCAAAAATCCCATTGTGACAACAGTGTGACTGTTCCTTCACACAGCACCATGATATTAACCCACCATGGGATCTATGAAATAGAAATGGAGATGACGTATTGATcaataaaagaaagagaaagtccACATTTTGAGAACTTACACtaataaaaatgtctgacaaCAAAAAGCATGGTCTTTCTGTAAAACTGGGATTCATCTGAACAGATTTATTCAGGCTATCATGACATTAATAAATAGAAATACACGTTTTCATAACACTGAAATTACACCGAGTTGAAGCTTGACATGATGCTGGTCACACAGTTTTTATTAAACGTGTAGCAGAGATCTGAAGATACAGCTCGAAAAgtctttttctcaaaatgaaaataatactgTTTGTCTCTGCAACTTGCAGATACAGTCATACTTGGTGAAATATGTTACGATATGAAAATATGTACAcgatgaaaaacaacattttcacaaaagaTCGGCACGACTTTAAATTAAAGGGATGAAatgaaacaaggaaaaaaacaaaactctgtaCACAAGCAACAAATAAACTATCTACATTAACTACGcttctgaaaaaaaagtctATTCACATGTAACAAATGGTCTATCTCgctgataatgactgaattatgACTGTCTGCGTCACACTAACTAAAATGTGCCGACTGTATCTGCTAGTTTTGGTTGCCTTCATCTAATCCAGGCCAAAGGATTAAGATCTACGTTACTCACAAATTTCTATAAACATGCTTCTGTGCTAGAAACAAGAGAAGGTATGATACAATATGCAGCTGAGGCACGTTCTCTTACATGTAAAATCAGAGTAATAAGAATAAATATAGCAGGAGAGATCATGTTTCTGGACAAAGTCTACGTAATACAGCTTAACTTTTGTAATACAACACTTTTTACGGGGGCCGATTGCCATCTGCGCTTTGTATGAAAAGAGCTTTTGTAGGAgaaaaggttttcttttctcacatACGTTGACCTTTTTGTTACCCAAGATGTCCTTTTGCTGATTTTGTTAGTTTTAAAAGTACAGAAATGTGAGAAGAATCTAATAAAACGCGAGGATAATACTTCCAGAGGGCGCTCAATGTCAAACATGCATCTGTCTCCCTTTTGTTCCTTTTTACAATCTCCTCTTCATGATTTCAAAATTACCCCCGGCCGGTCCATTTCCCCCTCCCTCTAACACCTTAAAGTATGCTAACATCAGAGCTGCATCTCATCTCATGGTGTGTTTGAGAACCACAGTTTATTAGCGGCGTAGCGGGGGCCACTTCAGTTTGTGATGAACGGCTCGTGGGTGCCTTGTGAGTGTGCGTTAGTGTATGTCACAGCCATCTGGTCGCGGTGCCTCATGcaagaaaaatacagatatcGCTGAACTCCCCGAACCCACCTCCtcgtttttttttactgtgcgTCCGCTCTGCAGTTTGagatgaaaatgagaaacaagAGGAAGGTGTCAGTCTCTGCGTCACACCTCTGGGATGTGATTGCGGCGGTTGCGGCTCTTCCTCCGGTCCAGCAGGGGTTTCAGTTTGGCCAGGTCCCCCCTGAGAGGTCCGGGCGgcggaggctgctgctgctgcctcttctGCAGGTTCTGGAGCTCCTTCCTCTCTTTGCAGTACTGCTGCACGGCCAGGCTCTCGGCCGGACTGAACGCCGCCAACAGGACCTTCGGGTGCAGTGAGCTGGCCCACGCCCACGGAGACTGCTGTTTGTCCGTCAGCACGCTCACCATGGCCTCGCTCAGCACTCGCAGGCGGATCTTGGCGACGGTGCGCTTGAAGCCGTTCTCGGTGGTCAGGCAGTAGTAGAGGCCCTGGTCCGACAGCTGGACGGAGCGGATGAGGAGGCCGTGCTCGGTGGAGAGGACGCGGTCGCTCAGCTTTACCTGTGGTCGGCACAGCAACAgttaatatacagtacagacaGAGACTAAACTGATGCTGACTGTTTATTCCTTCTTCTACTATAAAATCAGGCAGACTTTAGCTTTGAAAAGACTCCAGTGATTACACACCATAAAACtaaagtgatttattttctatCCCCACGAGGAAAAAGCAATAAAACGGCCATTACTCTGAAGCCTACCCCAAAGGGGGCCGGAGCCAAATCCATAAAAGATGTGTCTTTatcaaactctctctctcttgccccggcttttatttaatctttcaCAGCCTtcaaatatttgtaaaatgtttcccTGCTGACAATCCAGTCATTAGTTAAAGATCTATATCATGTTTGATCGGTATCGCTGCTCGTTACGATGCTCCGCTGCCAATAAATGTCGACTGTGTCGCTCCTCGGGCGATACAAGTCCTTATCAAACCTGTGAGCTCATTTGATGGCGTGACACGTTTAAGTGTTGGACGTAATATTTAACGACGTGACCGAAACACGAGAGCAGATCCCCATAAATCAGAGGAAAAGGACATTTAATTCGTCATATCTTTAAGGGGTTGTCCTCGTGCCCTTGGCCCCTTGTTACGTACAAGCGAGGGCGGGctgtgaagttgacctttgaccccctcTAAATGTCAGACTGACCTCTTTCCGCCTGTCGTTGTCCCTCTGAATGAGCCAGCGAATGGAGGCCTGGGGTGACTTGGGAAAACACTCCAGGAAGGTGGTGTTGTTTTTCACGCCGTACTGCGTCATCTCCACTGCGTTTCTGTaagctgccacacacacacacacacacacacatgcaaagtcAATGGAGTCACGTCAGACGTCACTCGCTGACAGACACGAACCCCACAGATGGACTCAAATCTGTCTCGAGTCCCAGCAGTGAGACTGAAATGTTGACACAGAGATTAGTCCGACACCTGCAGCCCCCAAAACCAAACTCCATCAAGATTTCTTCACTTTCTACAGACTAACAAAAACAACCTCACAACGCGCAGGGCCGACTCGTCTCGTCTACCGTGTCGTCTTTGTCGCGGGTAAACGGTTCATCACTCGGCTGGATGTATGACAGAGCTCCCGCTAATTAGTGGTAATGGCCAGATGCTTAGTTCCCCGAGCTCGAGTTAATTTAGAGACGTTAACTGTTCATGGAAATGGGGACTCTCCGGGGAGCAAATCCTCTCCCCTCATTAAACTGCATCCTGCCAGTCGACTGTGTGAATTTTTTGGTGGAGGATGTTGTGCATCACCTGAACAGGCAGCAGTTGCAGCTACAGCTCTGGTGTAAACATCTGTAATTGTTGTATAATATAATTGTCACATAATGAATAACTTTTAGCAGTACGAGTGTGATATAACTCTTAGATATCCATAATATTATTAGTCACAATGCCCAGCAAGGTGATACTACGTGAGCGcaagtgttttcatttacaAATCTTGCTAACGCAGCAACATCAGCATTCGTTcaagctgtgttttctgtccacCTGAAGATTATAAGTTAACTATTTACTTTAGTTTTAGCCTGGTTTGATTTTTGGTCTTATTAGCCGTTAGCCGCTTTTCATCGCCAGCTATATGCTAATTTTGTCCACAAAAATTGACGTATTAACACCTTATAAATTTGTTAGGGCTAGCATGTCTTTCCACCTGAAGAAATATAAATTGTGTAtctacttttgttttctgtccctctgACGAATGCAAGTCAAATATTTACTTTCGTTTTGCTTTTGGACTTAATAGCCGTTAGCTTCTTTTCGTTCAGCTGTTAGCTAATTTAGTCTGCTGTCTGGTGCCGGGCAGGTGGGGtatagagttttttttttaatcagagctCTTTTTGGCTGAAAAACATCTGTCTGCTGTCGTGGGGTTCATGACAGTGTAATTTGTGGgctgtaaaatcaaaacaattagCTAAAAGGGGCTAAGCTACAAGGGAAAAATGCACATTTGGGTGAAAACCTCTGTGTTCTTGTCCCGAGGAGTCGTACCTTCCACACTTCACACAGTCGTTTACTCGTTCGTTACTATAAAAATATCGATAACGTGCAGCTTTAATTACCTTTAAGGTTAAATCCTCTGCATTGAGTGAGTGGATTTCCGTGCATAATGTCCTGCCTTCGGCttctcctaaaaaaaaagacaaaaatagcaatgagtataaatacacaaaagcTAAATACAGAATCTTCCTCTTCACATGTTCATCTCATATTAAGAGCGTGGCGAGAGCAGCCGCTGCCAAAACAATAAGAGGAAAATCTGACTTGTTATTCCACTCAGCGGTGCACACTCATATAACAGCTTGAGGAAAGAGAGCACGTAAACAGCAGACACATCtcagacacatttcagacacattttccGTCGCCGCGCTTTTGTTCTCGACCAAACTAAACTTGACCTGCGACTGACTGGGAATGTCAAGAGACGGGCAGCTGGCCGCTCAAAGAGACCTGGAGAAGGTATCGGCTCAGAGGCGAGGTGTCGCTCGGACCTCTTTGTCTGTGTTATGTCTAGACGGAGGGAGGGggaaacaacaaaagcagaatcAGTGACAGGGCCGACACTGAAGTGTGCGCTGAAGGAGTCCAGTCCTGTGATCTTTCTGCCCTCAGAAGTTGAGAGCAGCTCTTTTCTGGTCTTGTTGAACGAGGGCGTGGTGCTTTGATTGATTTGAAACCTTATTTGGCTCCCAAATGTGAAAAAATCTGTATACTGCACTGTGCTGAAGTTTATCATAACACTGGTGAAAGTTTTCAATAGCTGCCTCTGTGAACGGCCTCCTGTCACCACGTTAAtaacactgaaaaatgtgtttctgggGCTTAAAAGCTCGTTTATCCAACacagccaagaagaagaagaattctTGGTGGACACTAAATACTCCCTCCTCTGGAATTCAAACATATCGAATACTCCCACAAAACTGTAAACCTTTGTGTACCTTTTGCCGCTGGGATAGAAGCGTGAGCAGCTGAGTCCGTCCCAGGCGCAGTAGGGGTCCCTGGCGAGGCAGCAGTCGGCGCAGGCCGAGCCGTAAGCGTGACAACGGTGCAGCGAGACCTGCGAGACCCCGAACTCGGAGCTGACGTACAGCTGTTGCTGCAAAGTAAACAGTTCAAATGTCAGTCCGCCCTGTTTGTCTTAATAAGTGGGCCGGCTGACAGGAAAATGAGGCAGAGCGCCGAAACCATTACGGCTTATTATTTCCTCGCCTTTGGGAGGTTTTATTACGCTCAAGAGATTTCTGTGTCGGGCATTACATAGTAGCTACAGACaatgaaaaacatattaaaacaataaaactgcaGTTAATGTGTGAGGGGAGCAAAAGGTGGAGGGACACTTACTTTTTTGGAGGATATTCTCAAGTTTGTAACAGGAGCttgattctgaaaaaaaaagcacatacaAGAATCAGCTTTTAGCCACTGTAGACTATTTTTAAtcagaattttaaaataaaacaacctaTTTGAGACTTTGATGATCAGACCAGTACCACTCTTGTGTCCATAAAGTAAATATTAAAGCTActgccagcagccagttagcttagcttggcacGAAGATTGGAAAGACAGGGACACAGTGAGCCTGGCtgtgtccaaaggtaacaaaaaacCACCGTCCAGCATTTCTAAACCCACTAATCGATGTGTTATTTCTTACTTGTATATTGAGGGCAAAAATAGaagtgcaaaaacaacacattttttgattttgtgggGGGCTATGTAAGCTAGGCTGCTTgtggtagcttcatatttacagtGCAGAAAGGAGACTGGTATCGACTTCATCTTCCAACTCCCAGAAAGATCATATTACCCCCAAATTTTAGAGTAAAAAAGTTTCTGTTGAAGAAAACAGGTTAAGTTGAATtttctttaaagctgctacaaggaaaTTTGatgttgttgattctggcgccccctgtggacaaaagtggtatgagcaccCCCGCTTTTACAAATGACGTGGCCCGGCTGGAAATTGGAAAATCTTCCTTGTGgcacatttaataaaaaaaattattcaaaGCAAAGAAGGTAGTTTCCATCTCAGCTTCTCACCAGATGTCTTTCCTTCTCAGCTTTCTAGTCtaaatattttctgtcttttgagAAACACGTCTCTTCCTTGTAGCTGAAGTTTAAAGCAGCCGCAGCCTTTAAGTCTGATCACAGGTTGATCACACAGTTTAGCGATGTGAGCTAAAAGATAAAACAAGCATGTGCAAAAAAGGTTTCCCTCGGTGCCGTCTGTAAAGCATGTTCCCCATCACTCCACGCTGCACTACGCTGCAGAGCATCCATATCCTGAATGCCACCCTGCTTTTGTCTGTCCCACCCTGGCCTTTGTGGTGTGGCCAAgctcgccctcctcctcctcctcctcctcctcgccttTGATTTTGCGATGATGAAAGTAAGAGtggaataaaaagaagaaaaaaaagcaggcaGCTGACCTTAAACacttccagctcctccaggatcaGATCTTCATGCAGGGATTGATTGCTTGGCAGCACAATCACCTTCTGTACTGTACCTTTGTCTGGGTGGGGGGGGTAGAAAAGCACACATGTCAACACACATTCTCTTAACAACCGTGTGAAACAGATATGACTATGCCCAGACGTGTGTGAAAACTGGAATAGAAACGctcgggggaaaaaaaacaaactcccGAGTCTGTTTTTCCTTTGCCCGTGTTTGCTTTTGAATTAGCCACGATAGCCATGTTTCCATAGCAAAATCGACCGTGGCAGCGGTGGGGATGAAAAGCTCTCGAGGGCCACGAGGAGGGCCGAGAAGCAACACTATCACCGTCGATGCGGCTGTTCTGTCCTGGGAGTTTGAGCGGCGGAGCGGTGAGAAAGGGAGTCACGGTAAAAGGCTCCTGGAAGTGCCTGATAAGAGCGTCGCCCTCATCCTTCAGACAAAGCAGCCCTTTTTCTGGGCTCAGATGTGGTTAAGACAGCACATGGCTTTCCTTCAAGAAAGCAGGGCAGGAGAGGCTGCCTGATAAACACAAGCAGCTGTGAGGGAGGGAGTCCCAGGGCGCCGTTGACTGAACGCTAACATGAGCACAGGT belongs to Pagrus major chromosome 14, Pma_NU_1.0 and includes:
- the cd36 gene encoding platelet glycoprotein 4, with the protein product MGCCNRECGLIAGAVFGALLAVLGGVLIPVGNSIIEGTVHKEAVIMDGTTAYDNWVSTGASVYRQFWFFDVQNPVEIVENGATPVVKERGPYTYKTRYLPKENITFSNFTATFLLPLGAIFEPSMSVGPEEDKVTTLNLIVAGAYSLIPPPLHGMVERMIQSSNSSLFQRRSVKELLWGYHDPMMNTTTGLFSPYNGTYDGPYTVFTGKYDISKVGKIQKWRGKESLTFWDDPYCNMINGTDASSFAPFVDKKKPLYFFSSDICRSVSASYEESLHLRGIEVYRFTLQPNTLAAPNINPDNQCYCRDSKVTKNCTMAGVLDISSCQDNKPIYISLPHFLYGSPSLRESVLGLNPSQAHHDTFMDVEPITGFTLRFAKRIQVNMMYGPSKVITVLKKVKDYTIFPIVWLNETAALDEETANMFKKELFSRVEMLEMVQLSLLGIGVSMFVLCFSMYCVVRSRRNSGKIV